A genomic segment from Aegilops tauschii subsp. strangulata cultivar AL8/78 chromosome 1, Aet v6.0, whole genome shotgun sequence encodes:
- the LOC109763900 gene encoding uncharacterized protein isoform X6, whose amino-acid sequence MSGFGEIIASAVGKQIASKLGELATEEATLQWRFKDDVEVMADKMQDLEAVLHDADDRLRRGGRDGEVVGRWLTKFKSVAYDAEDVLDDLDATELLKKSQPKLKLFFSRNNQIFQRITMPHKLKKLRGEIEKIGKEGQALNLVRHQEQAQGSIINNESFVGICDEGLRSGVVGRDMEKDKIIRLLLNKGAIAREGISIIPIVGLGGLGKSTLAESVFVDKRVNDFEVRAWVHVSKEFDLRKIGSAILKSINSSINLDNCSLQFLQENLKKELAGRRYLIVLDDLWEEDGDKLERLKQMLQHGRKGSRVIVTTRNQSVVNKLSTGVLAHQRKFCPVPNSDQINLFVLSTDECWEVMKQTAFGPDDDKSDLEEIGREIAEKCWGVPLVAIALGQVMSELRTVEAWQKIRDTNIDLGHRDHKKTLERLMLSYYYMKLDFKMCFTYLAAFPKGFIIESDRLIQQWKALGYIHGWDDGKRCINYLMGMSFLQISRSSVIRSSPVHANAPRELTMHDLVHDLATIILGHESLVLNATEPRSRKKANRRYCRHAQLINYQNQYKVFNDLPGSIRSFHVRHSEKQQLSQKAFSRTKYIRVLDLSGCLVVGQSTPSSILLPSSVLQLKLLRYLDASSLPITSLPESFHTLQNMETLILSNCSLETLPDSICSLHKLSYLDLAGNARFSKLPDNFHLLSKLIFLNMSSCSKLTKLPDNFSLECLEHLNLSGCHELKNLPQDFGNLQNLRFLNLSDCYKISVLPESFCQLKHLKDLNLSDCRALVVLPECFGDLSDLESLNLTSCPRLAQLPESICKMTNLKCLNLSYCLGMLELPSSLGDLNLQILDISAGALRHLPGSISKMTSLTEFVVTSGHPRVYEKAQEIKKHLNLPGRKVHRVRNTGRGHDSIVELGDVNCPELLIGSLQRVKRPEDAERIKLRDKSCLRQLALHWNQKNMNAHASSAEYVLKRLIPARNLEQLMIQGYSSKGFPNWMWHISSHLPCITYLSLSDLGACDNLPPFGQLPNLRSLYLQKIPNITKVGRKFYGKGGTCKKLRLLQLQSMDNLVEWRTTLSGKEDGEFLISNLHNLELKDCPKLKFRPYPPRSMFWCLDNSDKVLAGSTFWKLSSSILPCRMGIKNCSFYPGKWHRLKQFLTLEEFSLTSCHGLMALPEAIRCFTSLKKLSLTSLHWLEKMPEWLGHLTSLQVLGIKDCCNLTFLPESMKNLTALRVLMLLECEGLDILPQWLGQLSSLRELRIRDCPNITSLPESIRNLTGLVRRSRREDAYKVSHIRKVVFELEEPNEEQGQEESQEAWMNRLSKKYGENPSRHREEREELEQS is encoded by the exons ATGAGCGGGTTCGGGGAGATCATCGCGAGCGCCGTGGGGAAGCAAATCGCGAGCAAGCTCGGTGAACTCGCCACGGAGGAGGCCACCCTGCAGTGGAGGTTCAAAGACGATGTTGAGGTCATGGCGGACAAGATGCAAGATCTGGAGGCCGTGTTGCACGATGCGGATGATAGGCTGCGCCGAGGAGGAAGAGATGGGGAAGTTGTTGGGCGGTGGCTCACCAAATTCAAGTCCGTCGCCTACGACGCCGAGGACGTGCTGGACGATCTGGACGCCACCGAGCTCTTAAAGAAGAGCCAACCAAAG TTGAAACTGTTCTTTTCCAGGAACAATCAAATTTTCCAGCGGATCACCATGCCTCACAAGCTGAAGAAATTGAGAGGGGAAATAGAAAAGATAGGAAAGGAGGGACAGGCTCTCAATCTTGTGAGACATCAAGAACAAGCACAAGGGAGCATAATAAACAATGAAAGTTTTGTAGGCATCTGTGATGAAGGCTTGAGATCTGGAGTGGTGGGGAGGGATATGGAAAAGGACAAAATAATCAGGCTGCTACTAAACAAGGGCGCTATCGCTAGAGAGGGTATATCTATTATCCCGATTGTCGGGCTTGGTGGTCTAGGAAAGTCAACATTGGCTGAATCAGTCTTTGTGGACAAGAGGGTCAATGACTTCGAGGTCCGAGCCTGGGTTCATGTGTCTAAGGAGTTTGATCTACGCAAAATTGGGAGTGCCATCCTCAAAAGCATAAATAGCAGCATCAACCTTGACAATTGTAGTTTGCAGTTTTTGCAGGAAAATCTCAAAAAGGAACTTGCTGGTAGAAGGTACTTGATTGTTTTGGATGATCTTTGGGAAGAGGATGGGGATAAGCTGGAAAGGCTGAAGCAGATGTTACAACATGGCCGCAAGGGTAGCAGGGTTATTGTAACTACGCGCAACCAAAGTGTAGTGAATAAATTGAGCACTGGTGTTCTTGCACACCAAAGAAAATTTTGTCCCGTGCCCAACTCTGATCAAATCAACTTGTTTGTTTTGTCAACTGATGAATGCTGGGAAGTAATGAAGCAAACAGCATTTGGGCCTGATGATGATAAAAGTGACTTGGAAGAAATTGGAAGGGAAATTGCAGAGAAGTGCTGGGGTGTACCACTCGTGGCAATTGCCCTTGGGCAAGTAATGTCCGAGTTAAGAACTGTGGAGGCATGGCAAAAAATAAGAGATACAAACATTGATTTGGGTCATAGAGACCACAAGAAGACATTGGAGCGCCTCATGCTGAGCTATTACTACATGAAGCTGGACTTCAAAATGTGCTTCACATACTTGGCGGCCTTTCCCAAGGGCTTCATTATAGAAAGTGATCGTCTAATTCAGCAATGGAAGGCTCTTGGATACATTCATGGATGGGATGATGGTAAAAGGTGCATTAACTACCTTATGGGGATGTCCTTTCTTCAAATCTCAAGGTCCTCCGTG ATTAGGTCAAGTCCAGTGCATGCCAATGCTCCTCGAGAGCTCACCATGCATGATTTGGTGCATGATCTTGCAACAATAATTTTGGGACATGAATCCCTTGTTCTAAATGCTACTGAGCCGAGGAGTAGGAAGAAAGCAAACCGTCGTTATTGCCGACATGCACAGTTGATCAACTACCAGAATCAGTATAAGGTTTTCAATGATCTGCCAGGCAGCATCAGATCCTTCCATGTAAGACATTCAGAGAAACAACAGCTCTCCCAAAAGGCATTTTCCAGAACGAAGTATATACGGGTCTTGGACCTAAGTGGATGTTTAGTTGTGGGGCAATCTACTCCAAGCAGCATACTTTTGCCATCTTCCGTGCTTCAGTTGAAGCTACTTAGGTACCTCGATGCCTCTAGCTTGCCAATTACATCACTTCCTGAGTCTTTCCATACACTTCAAAATATGGAAACTCTAATTCTGTCCAATTGCTCACTTGAAACCTTGCCTGACAGTATCTGTAGCCTCCACAAACTCAGCTATTTGGACCTAGCTGGCAATGCTAGATTCAGTAAGCTCCCTGACAACTTTCATCTTCTTAGTAAACTCATATTCCTGAACATGTCAAGTTGTTCCAAGCTAACCAAACTTCCTGACAATTTTAGCCTGGAGTGTTTAGAACATTTAAACCTATCAGGTTGTCATGAGTTAAAAAACCTTCCACAAGATTTCGGGAATCTCCAAAATCTTAGGTTCTTGAACCTTTCTGATTGCTACAAGATATCAGTTCTACCAGAATCATTTTGCCAACTGAAGCATTTGAAAGACCTAAACCTTTCCGATTGTCGTGCCCTTGTAGTACTCCCTGAATGCTTTGGTGACCTTTCAGATCTTGAATCCTTGAACCTAACAAGTTGTCCCAGGCTAGCACAGTTGCCCGAGTCAATCTGCAAGATGACTAATCTGAAGTGTCTCAATTTGTCATATTGTTTAGGGATGCTAGAGCTCCCCTCCTCACTAGGTGATCTTAATCTCCAAATATTGGACATTTCTGCTGGTGCTCTCCGTCATTTGCCAGGTAGCATCAGTAAAATGACTAGTCTCACCGAATTTGTGGTCACGTCAGGACATCCTAGGGTGTATGAAAAGGCCCAGGAAATTAAGAAGCATCTAAATTTGCCAGGCCGCAAAGTACATAGAGTACGCAACACAGGAAGAGGACACGACAGTATAGTTGAGCTTGGAGATGTGAATTGCCCTGAGCTGTTAATTGGATCTCTTCAACGTGTCAAGAGACCGGAAGATGCAGAGAGAATCAAGCTGCGTGATAAATCATGTCTTAGACAGCTAGCTCTCCACTGGAATCAGAAGAATATGAATGCTCATGCATCCTCGGCTGAATATGTTCTGAAGAGGCTCATACCAGCTCGAAATCTTGAACAGCTTATGATACAAGGATATTCGAGCAAGGGTTTTCCTAACTGGATGTGGCACATATCCTCCCACCTCCCTTGTATTACATATCTGAGTCTTTCTGATTTAGGTGCATGTGATAATCTTCCTCCGTTTGGGCAGCTACCAAATTTAAGAAGTCTATATCTGCAGAAAATTCCGAACATCACGAAAGTCGGCAGGAAATTCTATGGGAAGGGTGGAACTTGTAAGAAACTAAGATTGTTACAATTGCAGTCGATGGACAATTTGGTGGAATGGCGGACAACACTGTCAGGCAAAGAAGATGGTGAATTTTTAATCTCTAATTTGCACAATTTAGAGTTAAAGGACTGCCCAAAGCTGAAGTTCCGACCATACCCCCCCAGAAGTATGTTTTGGTGCTTGGACAATAGCGATAAGGTTTTGGCAGGAAGTACATTTTGGAAACTCTCGTCTTCCATTCTTCCTTGTCGTATGGGTATAAAAAATTGCAGCTTTTATCCGGGCAAGTGGCATAGACTAAAGCAATTCCTCACTCTCGAAGAATTCTCATTGACCTCCTGTCACGGCTTGATGGCCTTGCCAGAGGCCATTCGCTGCTTCACCTCTCTCAAAAAGCTAAGTTTGACGTCGTTGCATTGGCTGGAGAAGATGCCAGAATGGCTGGGACATCTCACTTCTCTACAGGTCTTGGGCATAAAAGATTGTTGCAATTTAActtttttgcctgaaagtatgaAAAACCTCACTGCTCTGAGAGTGCTAATGCTTCTCGAGTGCGAAGGACTAGATATATTGCCGCAATGGCTAGGACAGCTCAGTTCCCTACGAGAACTTCGCATCAGAGACTGTCCCAACATCACATCTTTGCCTGAAAGCATAAGAAACCTTACAGGTCTGGTCCGTAGGTCCCGCAGGGAGGATGCATATAAGGTTTCTCACATCCGTAAAGTAGTATTTGAGCTAGAAGAACCAAATGAGGAACAAGGACAAGAAGAATCACAG GAAGCATGGATGAATAGGCTATCGAAAAAATACGGAGAAAACCCGTCGAGACATAGAGAGGAACGAGAAGAACTAGAG